A stretch of Lysobacter sp. K5869 DNA encodes these proteins:
- a CDS encoding pyridoxine 5'-phosphate synthase has protein sequence MTVLSVNVNKIAVLRNSRGGSEPDVVRAARACLDAGAHGITVHPRPDARHIRDYDVYALAELAHARGIEFNIEGNPFAPPRAGYPGMLELCRQTRPAQATLVPDGDDQITSDHGFDFERDADALRPRIAELHELGCRVSVFADADRDGIERAAELGAQRVELYTGPFAEAFAAGDASAALAEFAAAARRAQAVGLGVNAGHDLSQANLGAFLRAVPNVLEVSIGHALIGEALYDGLDATVRGYLAVIAASR, from the coding sequence ATGACCGTCCTCAGCGTCAACGTCAACAAGATCGCCGTGCTGCGCAACTCGCGCGGCGGTTCCGAGCCGGACGTGGTGCGCGCCGCGCGCGCCTGCCTCGACGCCGGCGCCCACGGCATCACCGTCCACCCGCGTCCCGACGCGCGCCACATCCGCGACTACGACGTCTATGCGTTGGCCGAACTGGCCCACGCGCGCGGCATCGAATTCAACATCGAAGGCAACCCGTTCGCGCCGCCGCGCGCGGGCTACCCCGGCATGTTGGAACTGTGCCGCCAGACCCGGCCCGCGCAAGCGACGCTGGTGCCCGACGGCGACGACCAGATCACCTCCGACCACGGCTTCGACTTCGAACGCGATGCCGACGCGCTGCGCCCGCGCATCGCCGAACTGCACGAACTCGGCTGCCGGGTCAGCGTGTTCGCCGACGCCGACCGCGACGGCATCGAACGCGCCGCCGAACTGGGCGCGCAACGCGTCGAGTTGTACACAGGCCCGTTCGCCGAAGCCTTCGCCGCCGGCGACGCCAGCGCGGCGCTGGCCGAATTCGCCGCCGCCGCGCGCCGCGCCCAAGCGGTGGGCCTGGGCGTCAACGCCGGCCACGACCTCAGCCAGGCCAACCTCGGCGCGTTCCTGCGCGCGGTGCCGAACGTGCTGGAAGTGTCGATCGGGCATGCCTTGATCGGCGAGGCCTTGTACGACGGTCTCGACGCTACGGTGCGCGGCTACCTGGCAGTGATCGCGGCGAGCCGCTGA
- the cls gene encoding cardiolipin synthase: MWQHLVRIPHLGLYLTVGWMVYLVWLGTWIVLQKREPVATLSWLFSLALLPYIGFLIYFFFGPQRIHRQRLRRVRARAALPPPPPGLTPSPEAIELARLGQATTGLPPTTATQARLLIDGGAKYTELLADIAAAREHIHLEYYIYQPDGIGTALRDALVERARAGVKVRLLLDAVGSGSTSQRFLQPLIDAGGEAAWFHPMKLRWFWHRPWLNLRTHRKIVVVDGRIGYTGGINITDEEDERARKDAYRDLHLRLEGDVVRELELVFIEDWCYATGQPPLKQLHLAPQPGTIAAQVVSSGPDSNWEAIHRVHVGAIHAARHRVWLATPYFVPGEAARMALTSAALGGLDVRLLVPKLSDSRLVTYAARSYFDELLDAGVKIHEYGPRMLHTKALLCDDESVIIGSANFDHRSFRLNFEISVMFYNADLGGRLAALIEQECSRAPRVRNDRDRSLWRVRLPEALARLVSPLL, encoded by the coding sequence CTGTGGCAACACCTGGTCCGCATCCCTCACCTGGGTTTGTATCTCACCGTCGGCTGGATGGTGTACCTGGTGTGGCTGGGCACCTGGATCGTGCTGCAAAAGCGCGAGCCCGTGGCGACCCTGAGCTGGTTGTTCAGTCTGGCATTGCTGCCTTACATCGGCTTCCTCATCTATTTCTTTTTCGGCCCGCAGCGCATCCATCGCCAGCGGCTGCGCCGGGTCCGCGCGCGCGCCGCGCTGCCGCCGCCGCCGCCCGGGCTGACGCCGTCGCCCGAAGCGATCGAACTGGCGCGCCTGGGCCAAGCCACCACCGGCCTGCCGCCGACCACGGCGACGCAGGCGCGCCTGCTGATCGACGGCGGCGCCAAGTACACCGAACTGCTCGCCGACATCGCCGCCGCGCGCGAGCACATCCACCTGGAGTACTACATCTATCAACCCGACGGCATCGGCACCGCGCTGCGCGACGCGCTGGTCGAACGCGCGCGCGCTGGGGTCAAGGTGCGGCTGCTGCTCGACGCGGTCGGTTCGGGCAGCACCTCCCAGCGCTTCCTGCAGCCGCTGATCGATGCCGGCGGCGAGGCGGCGTGGTTCCACCCGATGAAGCTGCGCTGGTTCTGGCACCGGCCGTGGCTCAACCTGCGCACCCACCGCAAGATCGTCGTCGTCGACGGCCGCATCGGCTACACCGGCGGCATCAACATCACCGACGAAGAGGACGAGCGCGCGCGCAAGGACGCCTACCGCGATCTGCATCTGCGCCTGGAAGGCGACGTGGTACGCGAGCTCGAGCTCGTCTTCATCGAGGACTGGTGCTACGCCACCGGCCAGCCGCCGCTCAAGCAACTGCACTTGGCGCCGCAACCGGGCACGATCGCCGCGCAGGTGGTCAGCTCCGGGCCGGACTCCAACTGGGAAGCGATCCACCGCGTCCACGTCGGCGCGATCCACGCCGCGCGCCACCGCGTGTGGCTGGCGACGCCGTACTTCGTCCCCGGCGAAGCCGCGCGCATGGCCCTGACCTCGGCCGCGCTCGGCGGCCTCGACGTGCGCCTGCTGGTGCCCAAGCTCAGCGACAGCCGGCTGGTCACCTATGCCGCGCGTTCCTACTTCGACGAACTGCTCGACGCCGGGGTCAAGATCCACGAATACGGCCCGCGCATGCTCCACACCAAGGCGCTGCTGTGCGACGACGAGAGCGTCATCATCGGCTCGGCCAACTTCGACCACCGCAGCTTCCGGCTCAACTTCGAGATCTCGGTGATGTTCTACAACGCCGACCTCGGCGGCCGGCTGGCGGCGCTGATCGAACAGGAATGCTCGCGCGCCCCGCGCGTACGCAACGACCGCGACCGCTCGCTGTGGCGGGTGCGGCTGCCCGAGGCGCTGGCGCGGTTGGTGTCGCCGTTGCTCTAA
- a CDS encoding cysteine hydrolase family protein: MTAALLVIDVQRGLFDTQPPPAEAAATIARTNALAERARAAGAPVVLIQHEGQRGFLTHASDDWQLDPRLRTAAGDQRVRKTTPDSFLGTDLQSRLQGLGVDRLVIAGYASEFCVDTTVRRAAALGYPVTIAADAHTTHDKPHADAARIREHHNATLSDLTSFGPPIRAEPAEAIDFAR; the protein is encoded by the coding sequence ATGACGGCCGCTTTGCTGGTGATCGACGTACAACGCGGCCTGTTCGACACTCAGCCGCCACCGGCCGAGGCCGCGGCAACGATCGCCCGGACCAACGCCCTGGCCGAGCGCGCCCGCGCCGCCGGCGCGCCGGTGGTGTTGATCCAGCACGAAGGCCAGCGCGGCTTCCTGACCCACGCCAGCGACGATTGGCAGCTCGACCCGCGCCTGCGCACCGCCGCCGGCGACCAACGCGTGCGCAAGACCACGCCCGATTCCTTTCTCGGCACCGACCTGCAATCGCGCCTGCAGGGCTTAGGCGTGGACCGGCTGGTGATCGCCGGCTACGCCAGCGAGTTCTGCGTCGACACCACGGTGCGCCGCGCCGCCGCGCTCGGCTATCCGGTGACGATCGCCGCCGACGCGCACACCACCCACGACAAGCCGCACGCCGACGCGGCGCGGATCCGCGAGCACCACAACGCCACCTTGTCGGACCTCACCAGCTTCGGCCCGCCGATTCGCGCCGAGCCGGCCGAGGCGATCGATTTCGCGCGCTGA
- a CDS encoding SIMPL domain-containing protein (The SIMPL domain is named for its presence in mouse protein SIMPL (signalling molecule that associates with mouse pelle-like kinase). Bacterial member BP26, from Brucella, was shown to assemble into a channel-like structure, while YggE from E. coli has been associated with resistance to oxidative stress.) has product MSRSTLWLLFAVLAVAARPAAAAFPADANPDPRSISVSGSAEIKVPPDEVLLSVGVESRAIVLADAKRTNDADVAKALAFLRASGVADKDVQTDYVNIEPRYPYDSGAKVVARLQPEFYVVRKSIGVRLTRVGAYEEVLAGLLANGAQYVHGIEFRTSQLRKHRDAARALAIRAAQEKADALASELGVRRGPVRSVSESYSGGWWRGGSGGWGNVGGGQAMQNVIQQTGDGGNGEDGTLAVGQISVNATVSASFAIE; this is encoded by the coding sequence ATGTCGCGTTCGACCTTATGGTTGCTGTTCGCCGTGCTCGCCGTCGCCGCCCGTCCCGCCGCCGCGGCGTTTCCGGCCGATGCCAACCCCGACCCGCGCAGCATCAGCGTGAGCGGTTCGGCCGAGATCAAAGTGCCGCCGGACGAAGTGCTGCTGAGCGTCGGCGTGGAGTCGCGCGCGATCGTCCTCGCCGACGCCAAGCGCACCAACGACGCCGACGTCGCCAAGGCCTTGGCCTTCCTGCGCGCCAGCGGCGTCGCCGACAAGGACGTGCAGACCGACTACGTCAACATCGAGCCGCGCTATCCCTACGACAGCGGCGCCAAGGTCGTCGCCCGCCTGCAGCCGGAGTTCTACGTGGTGCGCAAGAGCATCGGCGTGCGCCTGACCCGGGTCGGCGCCTACGAAGAGGTGCTGGCGGGACTGCTGGCCAACGGCGCGCAGTACGTGCACGGAATCGAATTCCGCACTTCGCAGCTGCGCAAACACCGCGACGCGGCGCGCGCGCTGGCGATCCGCGCCGCGCAGGAAAAAGCCGACGCGCTGGCAAGCGAACTCGGCGTGCGCCGCGGGCCGGTGCGCTCGGTGTCGGAGTCCTACTCCGGCGGCTGGTGGCGCGGCGGCAGCGGCGGCTGGGGCAATGTCGGCGGCGGACAGGCGATGCAGAACGTGATCCAGCAGACCGGCGACGGCGGCAACGGCGAAGACGGGACGCTCGCGGTGGGGCAGATCAGCGTCAATGCGACGGTGTCGGCGAGTTTCGCGATCGAGTGA
- a CDS encoding PA0069 family radical SAM protein — MDSARKTQISMQPAAIKGRGAASYVEGRFAVRTAHGEDDGWGSVYEDADDASRPDTVVTEETARSIISRNESPDIAFGQSINPYRGCEHGCVYCFARPSHAYLELSPGLDFETRLFAKTNAAERLQNELARPGYRCAPIALGINTDSYQPIERRYRITRGVIEVLDACSHPFSLITKNASIVRDVDVLASMAQRKLVSVYFSVTTLDNQLSARMEPRASAPHSRLKAMRTLAQAGIPVGVMVAPVIPMINDGEMERILDAAHEAGARAAGYVLLRLPHELKQVWRDWLRLHYPDRAAHVMSLIQQMNGGKDYDARFGHRMRGEGPFAQLIEQRFQKAWRRLGFGRLPPLDTAQFVAPRKPTPQMELF, encoded by the coding sequence ATGGATTCGGCGCGCAAAACCCAGATCTCGATGCAGCCGGCGGCGATCAAGGGCCGCGGCGCGGCGAGCTATGTCGAAGGCCGCTTCGCCGTGCGCACCGCCCACGGCGAGGACGACGGCTGGGGCTCGGTCTACGAAGACGCCGACGACGCCTCGCGCCCGGACACCGTGGTGACCGAGGAAACCGCGCGCAGCATCATCAGCCGCAACGAGTCGCCCGACATCGCCTTCGGCCAGTCGATCAACCCGTATCGCGGCTGCGAACACGGCTGCGTCTACTGCTTCGCCCGCCCCTCGCACGCTTACCTGGAACTGTCGCCGGGCCTGGATTTTGAAACCCGGCTGTTCGCCAAGACCAACGCCGCCGAGCGCCTGCAGAACGAACTGGCGCGGCCGGGCTACCGGTGCGCGCCGATCGCGCTGGGCATCAACACCGATTCGTATCAGCCGATCGAGCGCCGCTACCGCATCACCCGCGGCGTGATCGAGGTGCTCGACGCCTGCTCGCATCCTTTCAGCCTGATCACCAAGAACGCCTCGATCGTGCGCGACGTGGACGTGCTGGCGTCGATGGCGCAGCGCAAGCTGGTGTCGGTGTATTTCTCGGTGACCACGCTCGACAACCAACTCTCCGCGCGCATGGAGCCGCGCGCCTCGGCGCCGCATTCGCGGCTCAAGGCGATGCGCACGCTGGCGCAGGCGGGGATTCCGGTCGGCGTGATGGTCGCGCCGGTGATTCCGATGATCAACGACGGCGAGATGGAGCGCATCCTCGACGCCGCGCACGAGGCCGGCGCGCGCGCGGCCGGTTACGTGCTGCTGCGCTTGCCGCACGAGCTCAAGCAGGTCTGGCGCGATTGGCTGCGCCTGCACTACCCGGACCGCGCCGCGCACGTGATGAGCCTGATCCAGCAGATGAACGGCGGCAAGGATTACGACGCGCGCTTCGGCCACCGCATGCGCGGCGAAGGGCCGTTCGCGCAGTTGATCGAACAGCGTTTCCAGAAAGCGTGGCGGCGGCTCGGATTCGGGCGTTTGCCGCCGCTGGACACCGCGCAGTTCGTCGCGCCGCGCAAACCGACGCCGCAGATGGAATTGTTCTGA
- a CDS encoding MFS transporter: MSASASSAAPAPAPGRHDRFWILGAICLAGLVLPLSFTAPPVAIPAIAAELGGTPVALNWMTNAFMLAFGSCLMAAGTLADTYGRKRVFATGIVAYALVSLLLALAPSLAALNGLRVLQGVAAALALAGGNAALSQEFHGPARIRAFSLLGTAFGLGLAFGPSLAGWLVQTQGWRSVFLSSVVIAVLATVFGVPRMRESRDPDASGLDWRGSLSSTAMLALLTIGVLEAPERGWSDARVLAALIGSALLLVWFVRIETTLAKAGAARPMLDLSLLRYPRFVGAQLLPIGTGLCYLALIVLLPVRLIGIHGLGTLDAGLMMIALSAPMLVVPMLAAVLNHRVAASTLCAAGLLLAAAGLAWLGWAAGRGEVAGLVAPMLLIGTGSAIPWGLMDGLAISVVPKERAGMAAGVFGASRVSGEGIALAVVAAALAGLLQWRLGHAGALAGDALNQAAQRLATGDAARAQALLPQFAPAALRAAYDSAFAWLMYALAGATAVVAWVVYALLGPAGATAAEQIAVPADALCEDGAG, translated from the coding sequence ATGTCCGCTTCCGCCTCTTCCGCCGCGCCCGCGCCCGCGCCCGGCCGCCACGACCGTTTTTGGATCCTCGGCGCCATCTGCCTGGCCGGGCTGGTGCTGCCGCTGAGCTTCACCGCGCCGCCGGTGGCGATCCCGGCCATCGCCGCCGAACTCGGCGGCACCCCGGTGGCGCTGAACTGGATGACCAACGCCTTCATGCTCGCCTTCGGCAGTTGTCTGATGGCGGCCGGCACGCTCGCCGACACCTACGGCCGCAAGCGCGTGTTCGCCACCGGCATCGTGGCTTACGCGCTGGTCTCGCTGCTGCTGGCGCTGGCGCCGAGTCTGGCCGCGCTCAACGGCCTGCGCGTGTTGCAGGGCGTCGCCGCGGCGCTGGCGCTGGCCGGCGGCAACGCGGCTTTGTCGCAGGAATTCCACGGGCCGGCGCGGATCCGCGCCTTCAGCCTGCTCGGCACCGCGTTCGGCCTGGGCCTCGCGTTCGGGCCGAGCCTCGCCGGTTGGCTGGTGCAGACGCAAGGCTGGCGCTCGGTGTTCCTGTCGAGCGTGGTCATCGCGGTGCTGGCGACCGTGTTCGGCGTGCCGCGCATGCGCGAGTCGCGCGACCCCGACGCCAGCGGCCTGGATTGGCGCGGCAGCCTGAGTTCGACCGCGATGCTGGCGCTGCTGACCATCGGCGTGCTGGAAGCGCCCGAGCGCGGCTGGAGCGATGCGCGAGTGTTGGCGGCGCTGATCGGTTCGGCGCTGCTGCTGGTGTGGTTCGTGCGCATCGAGACCACGCTCGCCAAAGCCGGCGCCGCGCGGCCGATGCTCGATTTGAGTTTGCTGCGCTACCCGCGCTTCGTCGGCGCGCAGTTGCTGCCGATCGGCACCGGGCTGTGTTACCTCGCGCTGATCGTGCTGCTGCCGGTGCGGCTGATCGGCATCCACGGCCTCGGCACGCTCGACGCCGGCCTGATGATGATCGCGCTGTCGGCGCCGATGCTGGTGGTGCCGATGCTCGCCGCCGTGCTCAACCATCGCGTCGCCGCCTCGACCTTGTGCGCGGCGGGGTTGCTGCTCGCCGCCGCCGGCCTCGCCTGGCTCGGCTGGGCCGCGGGCCGCGGCGAAGTCGCCGGGCTGGTCGCGCCGATGCTGTTGATCGGCACCGGCTCGGCGATTCCGTGGGGCCTGATGGACGGCCTGGCGATCAGCGTGGTGCCGAAGGAACGCGCCGGCATGGCCGCCGGCGTGTTCGGCGCCAGCCGCGTGTCGGGCGAGGGCATCGCCCTGGCGGTGGTGGCCGCGGCGCTGGCCGGCTTGCTGCAGTGGCGGCTCGGCCACGCCGGCGCGCTCGCCGGCGACGCGCTCAACCAAGCCGCGCAGCGCTTGGCCACCGGCGACGCGGCGCGCGCGCAGGCGCTGCTGCCGCAGTTCGCGCCGGCGGCGTTGCGCGCGGCGTACGACAGCGCGTTCGCGTGGTTGATGTATGCGCTGGCCGGCGCGACGGCGGTGGTGGCGTGGGTGGTGTATGCGCTGCTCGGGCCGGCGGGCGCGACCGCGGCGGAACAGATCGCGGTACCGGCCGACGCCTTGTGCGAGGACGGCGCGGGTTGA
- a CDS encoding LysR family transcriptional regulator codes for MDKFGSLLAFVRTAHARSFVAAARQLGVSSSAVGKSVARLEQQLGVRLLQRNTRNVQLTEEGRQFYERCKPLLDELEDAEAALTHAMQAPRGRLRIALPTVGYRFLMPVLGEFRQRYPEVELELDFSDQMVDVIDGSFDVAIRSGDMPDSRLRARRLGPFCFMLCASPEYLARRGEPRAPADLAGHDCIHFRFANSGKLQEWSLRLEPGETAPHLPAALICNNSEAAVQAALHGLGIVYSVDFLVREHLAAGRLQRVLPGFEAQRGQFWALWPEHRHVSPKLRAFLDFVGERLFRHAPIA; via the coding sequence ATGGACAAGTTCGGCAGCCTGCTCGCCTTCGTCCGCACCGCCCACGCCCGCAGCTTCGTCGCCGCGGCGCGCCAGCTCGGGGTGTCGTCGTCGGCCGTGGGCAAGAGCGTGGCCCGGCTCGAACAGCAGCTCGGCGTGCGCCTGCTCCAGCGCAACACCCGCAACGTCCAGCTCACTGAGGAAGGCCGCCAGTTCTACGAGCGCTGCAAGCCGTTGCTGGACGAACTCGAAGACGCCGAGGCCGCGCTCACCCACGCCATGCAGGCGCCGCGCGGCCGCCTGCGCATCGCCCTGCCGACCGTGGGCTACCGGTTCCTGATGCCGGTGCTGGGCGAGTTCCGCCAGCGCTATCCCGAGGTCGAACTGGAACTGGATTTCAGCGACCAGATGGTCGATGTCATCGACGGCAGCTTCGACGTCGCCATCCGCAGCGGCGACATGCCCGACTCGCGTTTGCGCGCGCGCCGGCTCGGGCCGTTCTGCTTCATGTTGTGCGCGTCGCCGGAGTACCTCGCGCGCCGCGGCGAACCGCGCGCGCCGGCCGATCTGGCCGGGCACGACTGCATCCACTTCCGCTTCGCCAACAGCGGCAAGCTGCAGGAATGGTCGCTGCGGCTGGAGCCCGGCGAAACCGCGCCGCATCTGCCGGCGGCGCTGATCTGCAACAACAGCGAGGCCGCGGTGCAGGCCGCGCTGCACGGGCTCGGCATCGTGTACTCGGTGGATTTCCTGGTGCGCGAGCATCTCGCCGCCGGCCGTCTGCAGCGCGTGCTGCCGGGGTTCGAGGCGCAGCGCGGGCAGTTCTGGGCCTTGTGGCCGGAGCACCGGCACGTGTCGCCGAAGCTGCGCGCGTTTCTGGATTTCGTCGGCGAGCGATTGTTCCGGCATGCGCCGATCGCGTGA
- a CDS encoding lysozyme inhibitor LprI family protein — protein MFRSPAFRACAALALLAAAAASHAVGFDCRRARTQVEKTICADAELSRLDSEMNDLYRQIRAETRGVDGETGRRVDPIAAENARWLEGRNECHDAACIRDAYQQRIAQMRRDWGDALTPTQAAAAPAKSKNDYRYDRHGDFKIFIADLRKAVAADDRAAVAKMIAQPFADFSRGSSCLPGNDPCDEQQRKQSASARSEAEAIAKYDRIVTASVRSALKANRVRAYSRKLDSGEDENGEVQAPGVIEPGEYLLENDDATQQRVFKRVNGVYKLQRIPFYS, from the coding sequence ATGTTCCGATCCCCCGCCTTCCGCGCTTGCGCGGCGCTGGCCCTGCTCGCCGCCGCCGCGGCGAGCCACGCCGTCGGCTTCGATTGCCGCCGCGCCCGCACCCAGGTCGAAAAGACGATCTGCGCCGACGCCGAGCTGTCGCGCCTGGACAGCGAAATGAACGACCTCTACCGGCAGATCCGCGCCGAAACCCGCGGCGTCGACGGCGAAACCGGCCGGCGGGTCGATCCCATCGCTGCCGAGAACGCGCGCTGGCTCGAAGGCCGCAACGAATGCCACGACGCCGCCTGCATCCGCGACGCCTATCAACAGCGCATCGCGCAGATGCGCCGCGACTGGGGCGACGCCTTGACTCCGACCCAGGCCGCCGCCGCGCCGGCCAAGAGCAAGAACGACTACCGCTACGACCGCCACGGCGACTTCAAGATCTTCATCGCCGACCTGCGCAAGGCGGTGGCCGCCGACGACCGCGCCGCGGTGGCGAAGATGATCGCGCAGCCGTTCGCCGACTTCAGCCGCGGCAGCAGCTGCCTGCCCGGCAACGACCCGTGCGACGAGCAGCAGCGCAAGCAATCGGCCAGCGCGCGCAGCGAGGCCGAGGCGATCGCCAAGTACGACCGCATCGTCACCGCCTCGGTGCGTTCGGCGCTCAAGGCCAACCGTGTGCGCGCTTACTCGCGCAAGCTCGATTCGGGCGAGGACGAGAACGGCGAGGTGCAGGCGCCCGGCGTGATCGAGCCGGGCGAGTACCTGCTGGAAAACGACGACGCCACCCAGCAGCGCGTGTTCAAGCGCGTCAACGGCGTCTACAAGCTGCAACGCATTCCGTTCTATTCCTGA
- a CDS encoding lysozyme inhibitor LprI family protein, protein MTMSSRIAAAALLLAAPAFAHAAPAASFDGFWEACQRYQGELWCQSLQLEQRGAQIRGAWNWRASNTGGTNLFKGRVVDGRVEFDPEGCVIGYDRCDPRTPSEQPNYLLHCGAELHWVGADTDSCQAKIAEGSRYRRIPRAKADPVNFSAYAYFDDGKAHPSFDCAKAQTPVERAICADPAAARSDAAIGHRYADLLQRLSGEAGKGLREDQRYFMAVRDAAFEGAERGDRAKTLREQLDSRLKELERIREHPAKGLLGDWNNFAGGVEIRRGAKGEYLVRGNAAHPIDGRWVCDAQLSGRGSDERVLARAEDDSEGSGLELTRVGDALRVRELDVKGQPKAMSEFCGVNGTLDGWYFQSMSQAH, encoded by the coding sequence ATGACGATGTCTTCGCGTATCGCCGCCGCCGCGCTGCTGCTCGCCGCGCCGGCCTTCGCCCACGCCGCGCCGGCGGCGTCCTTCGACGGTTTCTGGGAGGCCTGCCAGCGCTATCAGGGCGAGCTGTGGTGCCAGAGCCTGCAACTGGAACAGCGCGGCGCGCAGATCCGCGGCGCGTGGAACTGGCGCGCCAGCAACACCGGCGGCACCAATCTGTTCAAGGGCCGTGTGGTCGACGGGCGGGTCGAGTTCGATCCCGAAGGCTGCGTGATCGGTTACGACCGCTGCGATCCGCGCACGCCGTCGGAGCAGCCGAATTACCTGCTGCACTGCGGCGCCGAATTGCATTGGGTCGGCGCCGATACCGACAGCTGCCAGGCCAAGATCGCCGAAGGCTCGCGTTACCGCCGCATCCCGCGCGCCAAGGCCGACCCGGTGAACTTCTCGGCCTACGCGTACTTCGACGACGGCAAGGCGCATCCCTCGTTCGACTGCGCCAAGGCGCAAACGCCGGTGGAACGCGCGATCTGCGCCGACCCCGCCGCCGCGCGCAGCGACGCGGCCATCGGCCATCGCTACGCCGATCTGCTGCAACGCCTCAGCGGCGAAGCCGGCAAGGGGCTGCGCGAGGACCAGCGTTACTTCATGGCCGTGCGCGACGCCGCATTTGAAGGTGCGGAGCGCGGCGACCGCGCCAAGACCTTGCGCGAGCAGCTCGATTCGCGGCTCAAGGAACTCGAACGCATTCGCGAGCATCCGGCCAAGGGGTTGCTCGGCGACTGGAACAACTTCGCCGGCGGCGTGGAAATCCGCCGCGGCGCTAAGGGCGAGTACCTCGTGCGCGGCAACGCGGCGCATCCCATCGACGGACGCTGGGTGTGCGACGCGCAGCTGAGCGGCCGCGGCAGCGACGAGCGCGTGCTCGCGCGCGCCGAAGACGACAGCGAAGGCAGCGGCCTGGAACTGACCCGCGTCGGCGACGCGCTGCGCGTGCGCGAGCTCGACGTCAAAGGCCAGCCGAAGGCCATGTCGGAATTTTGCGGCGTCAACGGCACGTTGGACGGGTGGTATTTCCAATCGATGTCGCAGGCGCATTGA